Genomic segment of Candidatus Stygibacter australis:
TGAAAGGTTCATGCATGATGGTGAGTAAAAGTGAAATCACAAAATAGATAATAAAAGAAATATCTCGATAATCAATTTTTCTACCAAATATCATAATCCCTCACAATCTCTGTTAATGGATCCTGGTCATTTGAAACTGTTACCAGGAACTCATTTTTTATATCTTCTGCAGCATTTTCAGTTACATAGCTTTTTCCAGCCAGTCTTAACATGTCAAGGTCATTATAATCATTGCCCAGGCAAAGGGTATTTTTAATATCAATATGATGCCTGTTACATAACCACTGCAAAGCATGTCCCTTGGAGACATTTAAAGGGAAAATTTCCATCCAGTCATAATGCCCGGTGATTGGTGATGTGGTTCTGATGATCTTAAATTGGGGTAATTGCTGGCGTAATTGGGCAATTCGAGGAGTGTTATGTGGGAAAAAAGCAACAAATTGAGATGCTTTTTGCAGTTTATTCAGATCACTTTGCAGATTGCTGGCAAATTCACGATACCAGCCCCAGCGCAGCTGAAAATCAGGATGTCCCGTTCCTGCATCGTGGCAGATTACAAAATGATTATCCGGAAGCGTGTTATGGATCATAAAATCCACCTTTTCTTTCAGCAGCAATTTAGTAAGATAGATCACATCTTTGCTTTCCAGAAAGTTCTCTGCCAGATATTCTCCAGTATGAAAATCAATAATACCCAAACCTGTTGAGACAATGGCATAATCAATTTCAGGATTATTCTTGATCACCTGCTGGGCAGAATAGTAATTTCTTCCTGTAGCGATTGCCCGGATCACTCCCTTATTCCCCAATTTTTTAAGTGTGCTTTGATCCTTTTCACTGATCATGCTCTGGGAATTCAGCAGTGAACCATCAAGATCCATAATAACCAGATCCAGTTTCTTCAATTCTACCACTCCAGTTTCTGAATTCTCTGATTCCCAAGAGGTTTCAATAATTCTGGTAATACCGGTTCCAGATATATGCCCTGCCTCTTATCAGTTAAATAATCCAGCGAAAATTCAATTGCTTTATAA
This window contains:
- a CDS encoding HAD-IIB family hydrolase, with protein sequence MKKLDLVIMDLDGSLLNSQSMISEKDQSTLKKLGNKGVIRAIATGRNYYSAQQVIKNNPEIDYAIVSTGLGIIDFHTGEYLAENFLESKDVIYLTKLLLKEKVDFMIHNTLPDNHFVICHDAGTGHPDFQLRWGWYREFASNLQSDLNKLQKASQFVAFFPHNTPRIAQLRQQLPQFKIIRTTSPITGHYDWMEIFPLNVSKGHALQWLCNRHHIDIKNTLCLGNDYNDLDMLRLAGKSYVTENAAEDIKNEFLVTVSNDQDPLTEIVRDYDIW